From Ficedula albicollis isolate OC2 chromosome 20, FicAlb1.5, whole genome shotgun sequence, one genomic window encodes:
- the YTHDF1 gene encoding YTH domain-containing family protein 1 isoform X1, translating into MSATSVDPQRPKGQDNKVQNGSLHQKDTVHDSDFEPYLSGQSNQNSSYPSMTDPYLSSYYPPSIGFPYSLSEAPWSTGGDPPIPYLTTYGQLSNGDHHFMHDAVFGQPGGLGNNIYQHRFNFFPENPAFSAWGTSGSQGQQTQSSAYGSSYSYPPSSLGGTIVDGQTGFHNDTLNKAPGMNSIEQGMVGLKIGGDVTTSAVKTVGSVVNSAGMTGALSGNGGSNVNLPVSKPTSWAAIASKPAKPQPKMKTKSGPVIGGALPPPPIKHNMDIGTWDNKGPVAKVPAPQQIPSPQSVPQQPIVQPVPAQPPPLTQPQYQTPQQPPQNRWVAPRNRNAAFGQSGGTGNDTNSAGSTQPNPVPSGESHPVLEKLKAAHSYNPKDFEWNLKNGRVFIIKSYSEDDIHRSIKYSIWCSTEHGNKRLDSAFRSMNSKGPVYLLFSVNGSGHFCGVAEMKSPVDYGTSAGVWSQDKWKGKFDVKWIFVKDVPNNQLRHIRLENNDNKPVTNSRDTQEVPLEKAKQVLKIIATYKHTTSIFDDFSHYEKRQEEEEVVRKVNLLKNLFYTQIWGK; encoded by the coding sequence AACAGTAGCTATCCATCAATGACTGATCCTTATCTGTCCAGTTATTATCCACCATCTATTGGGTTCCCCTATTCTCTCAGTGAAGCACCATGGTCTACAGGAGGAGATCCTCCTATCCCTTATCTCACCACCTATGGACAGCTCAGTAATGGGGATCATCATTTTATGCACGATGCCGTTTTTGGACAGCCTGGGGGTCTGGGAAACAATATCTATCAGCACCGGTTTAACTTCTTCCCTGAAAATCCTGCCTTCTCAGCTTGGGGAACAAGTGGATCCCAAGGACAGCAGACACAAAGCTCAGCATATGGGAGCAGTTACAGCTACCCACCCAGTTCCCTGGGGGGTACCATTGTGGATGGACAAACAGGATTTCATAATGATACATTAAATAAAGCTCCTGGAATGAACAGTATTGAACAGGGAATGGTTGGACTTAAGATTGGTGGAGATGTTACAACTTCTGCGGTGAAAACAGTAGGTTCTGTTGTTAACAGTGCTGGGATGACAGGTGCCCTCTCTGGGAATGGTGGATCTAATGTAAACTTGCCAGTGTCTAAACCAACCTCTTGGGCTGCTATTGCCAGCAAGCCTGCAAAACCACAgcctaaaatgaaaacaaaatctggACCTGTAATCGGAGGAGCGTTGCCTCCTCCCCCTATAAAGCATAATATGGACATAGGTACTTGGGACAATAAGGGTCCTGTGGCAAAAGTTCCTGCCCCCCAACAGATACCTTCTCCTCAGTCTGTTCCACAGCAACCAATTGTTCAGcctgttccagctcagcctcctccaTTGACTCAGCCACAGTATCAGACCCCTCAGCAGCCACCCCAAAACCGCTGGGTAGCTCCTCGcaacagaaatgcagcttttggcCAAAGTGGAGGAACTGGGAATGACACCAACTCAGCTGGCAGCACTCAGCCCAACCCCGTTCCGAGCGGTGAGTCCCATCCTGTCCTTGAAAAACTGAAAGCTGCTCACAGCTATAACCCTAAAGATTTCGAATGGAACCTTAAAAATGGACGTGTGTTCATAATTAAGAGCTATTCTGAGGATGATATTCATCGTTCCATTAAATATTCTATTTGGTGTAGTACGGAACACGGCAACAAACGCCTGGACAGCGCTTTTCGCTCCATGAACAGCAAGGGCCCGGTGTACCTGCTGTTCAGTGTCAATGGCAGTGGACACTTCTGTGGAGTAGCAGAGATGAAATCACCTGTGGACTATGGCACCAGTGCAGGTGTCTGGTCTCAGGACAAGTGGAAGGGGAAATTTGATGTCAAGTGGATCTTTGTGAAGGATGTGCCCAACAACCAACTGAGACACATCAGGCTGGAGAACAATGACAACAAACCCGTTACAAACTCCCGTGATACACAGGAGGTGCCcttagaaaaagcaaaacaagtgcTTAAAATTATTGCTACTTACAAGCACACGACCTCCATCTTTGATGACTTTTCTCATTATGAAAAGCgccaggaagaggaggaggtggtgcGGAAGGtaaacttattaaaaaatttattttatacacAGATATggggaaaatga
- the YTHDF1 gene encoding YTH domain-containing family protein 1 isoform X2, producing the protein MSATSVDPQRPKGQDNKVQNGSLHQKDTVHDSDFEPYLSGQSNQNSSYPSMTDPYLSSYYPPSIGFPYSLSEAPWSTGGDPPIPYLTTYGQLSNGDHHFMHDAVFGQPGGLGNNIYQHRFNFFPENPAFSAWGTSGSQGQQTQSSAYGSSYSYPPSSLGGTIVDGQTGFHNDTLNKAPGMNSIEQGMVGLKIGGDVTTSAVKTVGSVVNSAGMTGALSGNGGSNVNLPVSKPTSWAAIASKPAKPQPKMKTKSGPVIGGALPPPPIKHNMDIGTWDNKGPVAKVPAPQQIPSPQSVPQQPIVQPVPAQPPPLTQPQYQTPQQPPQNRWVAPRNRNAAFGQSGGTGNDTNSAGSTQPNPVPSGESHPVLEKLKAAHSYNPKDFEWNLKNGRVFIIKSYSEDDIHRSIKYSIWCSTEHGNKRLDSAFRSMNSKGPVYLLFSVNGSGHFCGVAEMKSPVDYGTSAGVWSQDKWKGKFDVKWIFVKDVPNNQLRHIRLENNDNKPVTNSRDTQEVPLEKAKQVLKIIATYKHTTSIFDDFSHYEKRQEEEEVVRKERQNRNKQ; encoded by the exons AACAGTAGCTATCCATCAATGACTGATCCTTATCTGTCCAGTTATTATCCACCATCTATTGGGTTCCCCTATTCTCTCAGTGAAGCACCATGGTCTACAGGAGGAGATCCTCCTATCCCTTATCTCACCACCTATGGACAGCTCAGTAATGGGGATCATCATTTTATGCACGATGCCGTTTTTGGACAGCCTGGGGGTCTGGGAAACAATATCTATCAGCACCGGTTTAACTTCTTCCCTGAAAATCCTGCCTTCTCAGCTTGGGGAACAAGTGGATCCCAAGGACAGCAGACACAAAGCTCAGCATATGGGAGCAGTTACAGCTACCCACCCAGTTCCCTGGGGGGTACCATTGTGGATGGACAAACAGGATTTCATAATGATACATTAAATAAAGCTCCTGGAATGAACAGTATTGAACAGGGAATGGTTGGACTTAAGATTGGTGGAGATGTTACAACTTCTGCGGTGAAAACAGTAGGTTCTGTTGTTAACAGTGCTGGGATGACAGGTGCCCTCTCTGGGAATGGTGGATCTAATGTAAACTTGCCAGTGTCTAAACCAACCTCTTGGGCTGCTATTGCCAGCAAGCCTGCAAAACCACAgcctaaaatgaaaacaaaatctggACCTGTAATCGGAGGAGCGTTGCCTCCTCCCCCTATAAAGCATAATATGGACATAGGTACTTGGGACAATAAGGGTCCTGTGGCAAAAGTTCCTGCCCCCCAACAGATACCTTCTCCTCAGTCTGTTCCACAGCAACCAATTGTTCAGcctgttccagctcagcctcctccaTTGACTCAGCCACAGTATCAGACCCCTCAGCAGCCACCCCAAAACCGCTGGGTAGCTCCTCGcaacagaaatgcagcttttggcCAAAGTGGAGGAACTGGGAATGACACCAACTCAGCTGGCAGCACTCAGCCCAACCCCGTTCCGAGCGGTGAGTCCCATCCTGTCCTTGAAAAACTGAAAGCTGCTCACAGCTATAACCCTAAAGATTTCGAATGGAACCTTAAAAATGGACGTGTGTTCATAATTAAGAGCTATTCTGAGGATGATATTCATCGTTCCATTAAATATTCTATTTGGTGTAGTACGGAACACGGCAACAAACGCCTGGACAGCGCTTTTCGCTCCATGAACAGCAAGGGCCCGGTGTACCTGCTGTTCAGTGTCAATGGCAGTGGACACTTCTGTGGAGTAGCAGAGATGAAATCACCTGTGGACTATGGCACCAGTGCAGGTGTCTGGTCTCAGGACAAGTGGAAGGGGAAATTTGATGTCAAGTGGATCTTTGTGAAGGATGTGCCCAACAACCAACTGAGACACATCAGGCTGGAGAACAATGACAACAAACCCGTTACAAACTCCCGTGATACACAGGAGGTGCCcttagaaaaagcaaaacaagtgcTTAAAATTATTGCTACTTACAAGCACACGACCTCCATCTTTGATGACTTTTCTCATTATGAAAAGCgccaggaagaggaggaggtggtgcGGAAG gaACGTCAGAATCGAAACAAACAATAA